Proteins encoded by one window of Antechinus flavipes isolate AdamAnt ecotype Samford, QLD, Australia chromosome 4, AdamAnt_v2, whole genome shotgun sequence:
- the DYNLT4 gene encoding dynein light chain Tctex-type 4 isoform X1, translated as MTQKQAQLAMTGKRLAETARPEEEEEPARLRSSGDERGPVRLRNVEEPPRGAAVPGSRRGSLLGPVLAPSRRPSLAAALGSGPRRSSLGLALSSLPGARPRRAPVPALGAWLGPGPAPGARWEAEHVQRALEAVLNGALNGARYPAGGAGALARGLCELVRKRVRELLPPRYKLVCSVVVGQNAGQSVLVASRALWDPASDGHASASVCAATLFAVAVVHGVYYE; from the exons ATGACACAGAAGCAG GCCCAGCTCGCCATGACCGGGAAAAGACTCGCAGAGACGGCCCGgcccgaggaggaggaggaacccGCGCGCCTGCGCAGTAGCGGAGACGAACGGGGGCCGGTGCGCCTGCGTAATGTAGAGGAGCCGCCTCGCGGGGCCGCTGTGCCGGGCTCCCGCCGGGGCTCCCTGCTCGGGCCTGTCCTGGCCCCGTCTCGCCGCCCCTCGCTGGCTGCCGCCCTGGGGTCCGGACCTCGGCGCTCCTCGCTGGGCCTGGCACTTTCTTCGCTCCCGGGCGCCCGTCCTAGGCGGGCCCCGGTGCCGGCCTTGGGGGCGTGGCTGGGGCCCGGCCCCGCCCCCGGAGCGCGCTGGGAGGCGGAGCACGTGCAGCGCGCCTTGGAGGCAGTGCTGAACGGCGCACTGAATGGCGCGCGCTACCCGGCGGGCGGAGCCGGGGCGCTGGCACGCGGCCTCTGCGAGCTGGTGCGCAAGCGCGTGCGCGAGCTGCTGCCGCCGCGCTACAAGCTGGTGTGTTCCGTGGTGGTCGGGCAGAACGCGGGCCAGAGTGTGCTCGTGGCGAGCCGCGCGCTCTGGGACCCCGCCAGCGATGGCCACGCGTCCGCGTCCGTGTGCGCGGCCACGCTTTTCGCCGTGGCCGTGGTGCACGGTGTCTACTACGAGTGA
- the DYNLT4 gene encoding dynein light chain Tctex-type 4 isoform X2, whose amino-acid sequence MTGKRLAETARPEEEEEPARLRSSGDERGPVRLRNVEEPPRGAAVPGSRRGSLLGPVLAPSRRPSLAAALGSGPRRSSLGLALSSLPGARPRRAPVPALGAWLGPGPAPGARWEAEHVQRALEAVLNGALNGARYPAGGAGALARGLCELVRKRVRELLPPRYKLVCSVVVGQNAGQSVLVASRALWDPASDGHASASVCAATLFAVAVVHGVYYE is encoded by the coding sequence ATGACCGGGAAAAGACTCGCAGAGACGGCCCGgcccgaggaggaggaggaacccGCGCGCCTGCGCAGTAGCGGAGACGAACGGGGGCCGGTGCGCCTGCGTAATGTAGAGGAGCCGCCTCGCGGGGCCGCTGTGCCGGGCTCCCGCCGGGGCTCCCTGCTCGGGCCTGTCCTGGCCCCGTCTCGCCGCCCCTCGCTGGCTGCCGCCCTGGGGTCCGGACCTCGGCGCTCCTCGCTGGGCCTGGCACTTTCTTCGCTCCCGGGCGCCCGTCCTAGGCGGGCCCCGGTGCCGGCCTTGGGGGCGTGGCTGGGGCCCGGCCCCGCCCCCGGAGCGCGCTGGGAGGCGGAGCACGTGCAGCGCGCCTTGGAGGCAGTGCTGAACGGCGCACTGAATGGCGCGCGCTACCCGGCGGGCGGAGCCGGGGCGCTGGCACGCGGCCTCTGCGAGCTGGTGCGCAAGCGCGTGCGCGAGCTGCTGCCGCCGCGCTACAAGCTGGTGTGTTCCGTGGTGGTCGGGCAGAACGCGGGCCAGAGTGTGCTCGTGGCGAGCCGCGCGCTCTGGGACCCCGCCAGCGATGGCCACGCGTCCGCGTCCGTGTGCGCGGCCACGCTTTTCGCCGTGGCCGTGGTGCACGGTGTCTACTACGAGTGA